GGGAAACAAATACTTCGACCCGCTCTTACTCGATTTGcaactcatttcattcaacttgaagagataacaagacaaaagcaaggtttgagagaaatgtttaattcaaaggtcagtattttataattagttaatataattacttaaatatagtAACCTTTAGTGATTTTAttagttccaaataatttaaattatattattttaaaatttttcttatgaatatataggaatttaaagaatcaaaatgggGAAAGCAAAAGTCAGGGCCTGCTTATGaagccaaaaaaattgttttgggaaaagatttttggaaaaaagCCAATGACCTCATAAAAGTTTATGAGCCCTTAGTAAGAGTATTGAGACTTGTGGATAGCGATGAAAAACCAACGATGGGCTTTATTTATGAGGCTGTTGATAGGGCTAAACGAGCAATTCAACAAAATTGTCGATATTTCACAAAGTATGAAAAGATTATTGAcaatagatggaattttatgcATTCCGACTTGCATTCAGCTGGTAAgataaaatatttcatataattaagaactatttttatattttattattttaagctttagattattattatttgatgatattcttataaattatacttaggttattttctcaACCCTCAATTTCAATTTGGGGTGGAGCATTCTGAGAATGTATTAATAGAAACATTAGAAGGTACACGATcagtaattgaaagattagaacCTTCTATGGATACTCAAGTCAGAATGGTTAATCAGGTTAGATTCAACTACTATtatttgtaacttagttaaataatttgaaatagaatttttatttttatttttactctatcttttatttatgcagttgttattatttagagataaacatgagacattcggtactccacaagcacaaagagcttggaagcaaatgaatccgggtaaacagttaattaaattatttaatttaatttatattatttaattatattgtacattttaaagttattttgaaatttaaataatattatgcagcTGAGTGGTGGATGATATATGGCACATGTGTTCCcgaattacaaaaattagcaattaaagtgCTTAGTCAAACAACTTCAGCATCAAATTGCGAACGAAATTGGAGCACATTTAGTTATATTCACACCAAGGCAAGAAATAGGTTAAagtataaaaaacttgaaaaactagTGTTTACCTATTATAATATGAGGCTTAAGATGAGGCATCAACAAAGAATGAGCACTGATGATATAAATGCTAGTTTTAATCCTATCAGCCTTGATTATATCTTTGAAGATGTTGATCCACTATCAGAATGGCTTCATGAGAAAGGGAATCCATTGTTAGATGGTGAAAATGCCGGTGTGTTGCCTGTGGATACCTCTGAtgatgaaatggatgttgatCAATCGCAACAACAAATTTTGTCTCATTCAAGTTCTAGTTCAACTCCAAGTCAGAGTGGCGATGGACCCGATGGTGGTGGTTTAAGTCCAATCGATGAGGATGACGGATATAGTGGTGATAGAGGTGAAATTAGGTCTTCTAGTCAGTATGGAGGAGAATATGGGGTGGTACCACTGGTGGACATTTTCGTGACAGATCAGAGTTTGATGGAAATATGTTTCCTGAACCTAGGAGAGATAGAAGTGAACCTAGAGCTCCATCAAAGGGAAAAGGCAAGAAGCATACTTCTATAGGCTCTTCATCTGGTAGTGGTAGGAGATCGAGTTCTAGTAACCTTGGGTATAGTGATTCATCTACTAGCACTCAAGGTTTTTATCCACCAGAACAACCTTCACATGGTTATCCACAACCATATGgttattatccaccatttcctaATTATGGTGTGCCATACCAGCCTCAAATGTATCCTCCTCCACCAATGTATCACCCACCTCCACCTTTCATGTATCCTCCTCCTCAAATATATCCTCCATATCAATTGAATGAAAACCAAGGTGAAAATGTTGCtttttttggatatatttttggaCAAAGGCCAAGAGAATCAAGTCAAGAACGCTTCTAAAGTGAAGGTGAAGGATTTGATCTTTCTCGTCATTCCACTAATTGGTGAAAACTAAATCGTGCCACTATCATTATTTGTAAGgtatgtttttttaaagaaatcctttgttattgttcttaattttgatgatattaaaacatttaaaataatatatatctttagataaatgaataaagtatattttatgaaaagataatgaagaatcgaagcatgttaaattatatatgaaagtagAATGAGATGAGAATAAGTGGTAGGAAATAGGAATAATTAATGAGAATCTATTCATTAATTTATCTATTCCTTTTTCCTTTTGCAGCGTATTTATATCTTCACTATCTTCAAAGCTGTCAAGAAATATTGAAGACATCTCTCATGTATGAATTctcaattcttttatttataaaaactttcaaacttattaaatatgataaatgtttaatatttcttttttttttactttgttattagttaatataacattcttagaaaattcgtaaataaatataagaataattaatgattataaaagttgtgttctcatGTCATATTAATAaaggttcataagtgttagaaaacactctaaaaatcattaaaagtgactttttataattataattataattactatgTTTTACAGTAAGTTGtgcgaatttgaaaaaaattcacgaccgcgatacccgcAGTGACCGCAATAGCGTCCGTTATGTCCGCGACCGCGACAAACGCGACGCAaccgaaaacgcgaccgcgaccgcaatttaaatccctggttCCCACTTGATTTCCTCCCCCGTTAACCGTACtctccttctttcttgcttcCTTTCCAGCTTCCTTCTCCGTTGTTTGACATCCGGCTTAAATCCTAAGCCGAAGCGGTCTCTCTTGTCTTTCAACATTGGCGTCTCAATCCTTCCTTGTAGATGTCTCCCGAGTCCCCTTTCGGGTAGGGCCCCTTTTCCAATCGTCAACTGGA
The Gossypium hirsutum isolate 1008001.06 chromosome A07, Gossypium_hirsutum_v2.1, whole genome shotgun sequence genome window above contains:
- the LOC121203657 gene encoding uncharacterized protein, coding for MPPREELPTKGLEGAPSNDIGWHFGTLVPNARGSIVCKLCGKVVKGGITRFKEHIAHKTGNVAPCPNVTGVIRESMMNVLKESNTKKIDKKRRKDEFLSQLTEEEDEHEGFIDEVSAIRQATRESIQSQHEWHRREEFRRSTGGWDNIYEEGRSSHGSAREHNRERTSKSIPGESEFTLRGAIPELVRSKSSKQPKVNDSFLKSFRRKIGEAVSKFIIYERLPFQLASSPWLYNLIQVATEVGQGVKLPTPYEVSDVYLESEYQRVHDWVNVLKTHWKELGATLMCDGWTNSLNQMHIINFLVYCSKGTIFWKSVDVSSVRSRDAEFYYRLLDSVVEEIGENYIVQIVTDNEAAMKAAGKKLMLKRQHLYWTSCAAHCLDLCLEDIGKKPSVAKVLDEAKKVTCFIYNHIWTVDLMKKYTQGKQILRPALTRFATHFIQLEEITRQKQGLREMFNSKEFKESKWGKQKSGPAYEAKKIVLGKDFWKKANDLIKVYEPLVRVLRLVDSDEKPTMGFIYEAVDRAKRAIQQNCRYFTKYEKIIDNRWNFMHSDLHSAGYFLNPQFQFGVEHSENVLIETLEGTRSVIERLEPSMDTQVRMVNQLLLFRDKHETFGTPQAQRAWKQMNPAEWWMIYGTCVPELQKLAIKVLSQTTSASNCERNWSTFSYIHTKARNRLKYKKLEKLVFTYYNMRLKMRHQQRMSTDDINASFNPISLDYIFEDVDPLSEWLHEKGNPLLDGENAGVLPVDTSDDEMDVDQSQQQILSHSSSSSTPSQSGDGPDGGGLSPIDEDDGYSGDRGEIRSSSQYGGEYGVVPLVDIFVTDQSLMEICFLNLGEIEVNLELHQREKARSILL